In the Pseudoliparis swirei isolate HS2019 ecotype Mariana Trench chromosome 19, NWPU_hadal_v1, whole genome shotgun sequence genome, one interval contains:
- the LOC130209752 gene encoding cytoplasmic polyadenylation element-binding protein 4-like isoform X8, which produces MGDYGFGVLVKNSSGNKSAFPVRIPPHLQPQHPHHPSNPPSPPSFVNNTCATNGGSAWLFPVAQHGNMQDEILESDKSKALDLQDMQDKSQLQAQPQALSPGHQQQQQEAAGGLGELEGALLEDGQLEKGSLESSGGKEKLRMDSPVLSGFDYQDGLGMGTSCTQSTSSSSSLTSFNNWSPAVPSAQSPVVGEDVGGFFGPTGSNSNGPPLLFQNFSHHAAPDFGAGGSFSPQIGPVSQHHPPAPHPQHYHPHGQGVPQQHRRSPASPHPAQPSFPPHPHRTGPFTQLPHLAPAQSKPPSPWGSYQSPSTPTSTSWSPGGYSGWGGTQGVREYRRGVGGGGGMPGLNSISPLKKSFPNNQVPSQKFPRNSSGFNHKGWVEDGMSRSDSVYPFQERTRSFDGFSMHSLENSLIDIMRAEQDSLKGRYSFSHQAGDGPLPMNARSYGRRRGHSSLFPMEDERSFGEDESGEQGLTGLGSAHCFPHLNGERVERYSRKVFVGGLPPDIDEDEITASFRRFGHLFVDWPHKAESKSYFPPKGYAFLLFQDESSVQALIDACIQEDGKLYLCVSSPTIKDKPVQIRPWNLNDSDFVMDGSQPLDPRKTIFVGGVPRPLRAVELAMIMDRLYGGVCYAGIDTDPELKYPKGAGRVAFSNQQSYIAAISARFVQLQHGEIDKRVEVKPYVLDDQLCDECQGTRCGGKFAPFFCANVTCLQYYCEYCWAAIHSRAGREFHKPLVKEGGDRPRHISFRWN; this is translated from the exons ATGGGGGACTACGGGTTTGGCGTGCTGGTGAAGAACAGCAGTGGTAACAAATCTGCTTTCCCTGTAAGgatccctcctcacctccagccCCAGCACCCTCACCACCCCTCcaacccccccagccccccttcCTTCGTAAACAACACCTGCGCCACCAATGGGGGCAGCGCCTGGCTGTTCCCCGTAGCCCAACACGGCAACATGCAAGATGAGATCCTCGAGTCGGACAAGTCCAAGGCCTTGGACCTCCAGGACATGCAGGACAAGTCTCAGCTCCAGGCCCAGCCTCAGGCCCTGTCCCCgggccaccagcagcagcagcaggaggcggcGGGAGGCCTCGGAGAGCTCGAGGGAGCTCTCCTCGAAGACGGCCAGTTGGAGAAGGGCTCTTTGGAGAGCAGTGGCGGGAAGGAGAAGCTGAGGATGGATTCCCCCGTGCTGAGCGGGTTTGACTACCAGGACGGCCTGGGGATGGGTACCAGCTGCACACAgtccacctcctcctcgtcctcactCACCAGCTTCAACAACTGGTCCCCCGCGGTGCCGTCCGCCCAGTCTCCGGTGGTCGGCGAGGACGTCGGAGGGTTCTTCGGCCCGACCGGCTCCAACTCCAACGGACCCCCGCTGCTGTTCCAGAACTTCTCCCACCACGCCGCGCCCGACTTCGGCGCCGGAGGTAGCTTCTCCCCGCAGATCGGCCCCGTGTCGCAGCACCACCCGCCCGCGCCCCACCCCCAGCACTACCACCCCCACGGCCAGGGAGTCCCCCAGCAGCACCGCCGCTCCCCGGCCAGCCCTCACCCGGCCCAGCCCTCCTTCCCGCCGCACCCCCACCGCACCGGGCCGTTCACCCAGCTGCCCCACCTCGCGCCCGCCCAGAGCAAACCCCCGTCACCCTGGGGAAGCTACCAGAGCCCCTCcactcccacctccacctcctggaGCCCCGGTGGGTACAGCGGCTGGGGGGGAACGCAGGGCGTCCGGGAGTACAGGCGCGgggtcggcggcggcggcggcatgcCGGGTCTCAACTCCATCTCCCCGCTGAAGAAGTCGTTCCCCAACAATCAG GTTCCGTCTCAGAAGTTCCCCAGGAACAGCTCCGGTTTCAATCACAAGGGCTGGGTGGAGGACGGCATGAGCCGCAGCGACAGCGTCTACCCTTTCCAG GAGAGAACTCGGTCCTTTGATGGGTTCAGTATGCATTCTCTGGAGAACTCCCTGATTGACATTATGAGGGCTGAGCAGGACTCCTTGAAAG GACGCTACAGCTTCTCCCACCAGGCTGGAGACGGGCCTCTACCCATGAACG CGAGAAGTTATGGCAGAAGACGAG GCCATTCCTCTCTGTTCCCGATGGAGGACGAGCGCTCCTTCGGCGAGGACGAGTCCGGCGAGCAGGGCCTCACGGGCCTCGGGTCGGCCCACTGCTTCCCCCACCTCAACGGGGAGCGCGTGGAGCGATACTCACGCAAAGTGTTCGTGGGCGGGCTGCCCCCGGACATCGATGAAG ATGAGATTACTGCCAGTTTCCGCCGGTTCGGCCACCTGTTCGTGGACTGGCCTCACAAGGCGGAGAGCAAGTCCTACTTCCCCCCGAAGG GATACGCATTCCTGTTGTTTCAAGACGAGAGCTCCGTCCAGGCCCTGATCGACGCCTGCATCCAGGAGGACGGCAAGCTGTACCTGTGCGTCTCCAGCCCCACCATCAAAGACAAGCCG GTCCAGATCCGGCCCTGGAACCTCAACGACAGTGACTTTGTGATGGACGGCTCTCAGCCGTTGGACCCCAGGAAAACCATCTTTGTGGGCGGCGTCCCCCGCCCCCTACGCGCAG TGGAGCTCGCCATGATCATGGACCGCCTGTATGGGGGCGTGTGTTACGCTGGGATCGACACGGACCCCGAACTCAAGTATCCCAAAGGGGCGGGGCGAGTGGCCTTCTCCAATCAGCAGAGCTACATCGCGGCCATCAGCGCCCGCTTCGTCCAACTGCAGCACGGGGAGATTGATAAACGG GTGGAAGTGAAGCCATACGTCCTGGACGACCAGCTGTGTGACGAGTGCCAGGGCACCCGCTGCGGGGGCAAGTTCGCGCCGTTCTTCTGCGCCAACGTCACCTGCCTGCAGTACTACTGCGAGTACTGCTGGGCCGCCATCCACAGCCGGGCCGGGCGCGAGTTCCACAAGCCGCTGGTGAAGGAGGGCGGAGACCGGCCGCGACACATCTCCTTCCGCTGGAACTGA